The following coding sequences are from one Mycobacteriales bacterium window:
- a CDS encoding DUF952 domain-containing protein: MDIDPPAASRDAVLAGRRIFHITEPTTWRTATRAGTFTESTRGKSLADVGYIHCSFADQVVSVANVVYGDWDQELLLLEIDSTLVPSEIRIENLEGGSQRYPHIYGALPVEAVVATRTMTKQSAGWVLPTDM; encoded by the coding sequence TTGGACATCGATCCACCGGCGGCTAGCCGCGATGCGGTGTTGGCAGGTCGTCGCATCTTTCACATCACGGAGCCGACCACCTGGCGAACGGCGACGCGGGCCGGAACCTTCACCGAGTCGACCCGGGGCAAGTCGTTGGCCGATGTCGGCTATATCCACTGCTCCTTTGCCGACCAGGTCGTCAGCGTGGCGAACGTTGTGTATGGGGACTGGGACCAAGAGCTGCTGCTCCTCGAGATCGATTCGACTCTCGTGCCGTCGGAGATCCGGATTGAAAACCTCGAGGGAGGGTCGCAGCGATACCCGCACATCTATGGCGCCCTCCCCGTCGAGGCCGTGGTCGCAACTCGCACCATGACGAAGCAGTCCGCCGGTTGGGTCCTGCCGACCGACATGTAG
- a CDS encoding MmcQ/YjbR family DNA-binding protein — MDAPLDLPEEFVNHVREICLALPEVATRVDESQSPARSTAYVFDVRRRPFCTLIAAQNRNGRARTMVVLRARPGERAALIAAGAPFFAPRGAPDRLGILVSAGTDWMEVRELVTESYRLIAPKKLTALID; from the coding sequence GTGGACGCACCCCTTGATCTTCCCGAGGAGTTCGTGAACCACGTCCGCGAGATCTGCCTTGCGCTACCGGAGGTGGCGACACGGGTCGACGAATCGCAATCCCCGGCGCGGTCGACGGCGTACGTGTTCGATGTCCGCCGGAGGCCGTTCTGCACACTCATCGCTGCGCAGAACCGCAACGGGCGAGCGAGGACGATGGTGGTCCTTCGAGCTCGCCCGGGTGAGCGAGCGGCGCTTATCGCCGCCGGCGCGCCGTTCTTCGCACCCCGAGGCGCGCCGGATCGGCTCGGCATCCTCGTGTCCGCCGGCACTGACTGGATGGAAGTGCGTGAGCTCGTCACCGAGAGCTACCGGCTCATCGCGCCGAAGAAGCTCACGGCCCTCATCGACTAG
- a CDS encoding maleylpyruvate isomerase N-terminal domain-containing protein, translating into MTRVMQYYGDAGVPMRVANEPAQIEAAWRSHRARLRGWLGELPASRWSTPTRCSAWDVTGLVQHLISGAQFLGYTLHLAGKGEASRLLQGFDPQQTPAVTAEQFRGLSQRDLLDRLAGMDERVQRECEVLAETGWDRLAEAPAGNVPAYLSLNHFLFDSWVHERDLLLPMTETPVSDPVEASVVTGYVLALACVAREADAATDPAAAYDVHISDLDQTMHVECAADGSATAGFAPRAATSHVSGRAGDLVDSLTGRSPQQPPVGEAGALNRFHRLAEVMA; encoded by the coding sequence GTGACCCGGGTCATGCAGTACTACGGCGATGCCGGTGTGCCGATGCGCGTCGCCAACGAACCTGCCCAGATCGAGGCCGCCTGGCGATCCCATCGTGCCCGGCTGCGGGGCTGGCTCGGCGAGCTCCCGGCGTCGCGGTGGTCGACGCCGACCCGGTGCTCCGCGTGGGATGTGACCGGCTTGGTGCAGCACCTGATCTCGGGAGCGCAGTTCCTCGGGTACACACTCCATCTCGCCGGCAAGGGCGAAGCCAGCCGCTTGCTGCAAGGGTTCGACCCGCAGCAGACACCCGCAGTGACGGCGGAGCAGTTCCGAGGTCTGTCGCAACGCGACCTGCTCGACCGGTTGGCCGGCATGGATGAGCGGGTGCAACGGGAGTGCGAAGTGCTGGCCGAAACCGGGTGGGACAGGTTGGCTGAAGCGCCCGCCGGCAACGTGCCTGCCTACTTGTCCCTCAACCACTTCCTGTTCGACTCCTGGGTGCACGAGCGCGACCTGCTGCTGCCGATGACCGAGACGCCGGTCAGCGATCCGGTCGAGGCTTCCGTGGTCACCGGCTACGTTCTGGCTCTTGCCTGTGTCGCACGGGAGGCGGACGCTGCCACCGATCCGGCGGCGGCGTACGACGTGCACATCAGCGATCTGGACCAGACGATGCACGTCGAGTGCGCGGCCGACGGCTCGGCCACAGCCGGCTTCGCGCCGAGGGCGGCAACGTCACATGTGTCAGGTCGTGCCGGAGATCTGGTCGACTCCCTGACCGGGCGCTCCCCGCAGCAGCCTCCGGTCGGCGAGGCGGGTGCGTTGAACCGGTTTCACCGCCTCGCCGAGGTCATGGCGTGA
- a CDS encoding fatty acid--CoA ligase family protein gives MSITLLLDLAVGIVPDRVAVGTREAGMTFVDLDRLARNAAARIQAEGAGTLAYVGLSGPAFHASLFAAAHAGVPAAPLNYRLADDQLADLIRQLDAPLVVADEAYLAHLPAGVATITTTDLLALPDAEPEFVDVPDESTAVLLFTSGTTSAPKGVILRHEHLVSYVLQTVDPGSADEADAALVSVPPYHVAGVGTVLTNTAAGRRVVHLPDFAADGWLDVVAAEGITNAMVVPTMLSRIVDHLDGAQANVPSLRSIAYGGARVSHPVLAAALKAFPETGFVNAYGLTETSSTIALLDADDHRAALTSDDPAVQARLSSAGKLIPGIEAQVRDDDGAVLTPGEAGELWVRGPQVSGEYLGKGSVVDADGWFPTRDRAWIDPEGYLFIEGRTDDTIIRGGENIAPAEVEDVLVEHPDVHEVAVVGVPDDEWGECIVAVVVAHREVDPEELRAFARKSLRGSRTPDRIVFRDELPVTATGKLLRRVLVDELTAG, from the coding sequence GTGAGCATCACCCTGCTGCTCGACCTCGCGGTCGGGATCGTGCCGGACCGGGTCGCGGTCGGCACGCGCGAGGCCGGTATGACCTTCGTCGACCTCGACCGCTTGGCGCGCAACGCCGCCGCCCGGATCCAGGCCGAGGGAGCCGGGACGCTCGCCTACGTCGGGTTGTCGGGCCCGGCGTTCCACGCCTCGCTGTTCGCCGCCGCCCACGCCGGGGTGCCGGCTGCCCCGCTGAACTACCGGCTCGCCGACGACCAGCTCGCCGACCTGATCCGCCAGCTCGACGCGCCACTGGTCGTCGCTGACGAGGCCTACCTGGCACACCTGCCGGCCGGTGTCGCCACAATCACGACGACGGACCTGCTCGCGCTGCCCGACGCGGAGCCGGAGTTCGTGGACGTCCCCGACGAGTCGACCGCTGTGCTGCTGTTCACCAGCGGTACGACGAGCGCCCCGAAGGGCGTGATCCTGCGCCACGAGCACCTCGTGTCCTACGTGCTGCAGACCGTCGACCCCGGCTCCGCCGACGAGGCGGACGCCGCGCTGGTGTCCGTCCCGCCGTATCACGTCGCGGGCGTGGGGACGGTGCTCACCAACACCGCCGCCGGCCGGCGCGTGGTCCACCTGCCCGACTTCGCCGCGGACGGCTGGCTCGACGTCGTCGCCGCCGAGGGCATCACCAACGCGATGGTGGTCCCGACGATGCTGTCGCGCATCGTCGACCATCTCGACGGTGCCCAGGCGAACGTCCCCTCGCTGCGCTCGATCGCCTACGGCGGCGCGCGCGTCAGCCACCCGGTGCTCGCAGCCGCCTTGAAGGCGTTTCCGGAGACGGGCTTCGTCAACGCCTACGGCCTCACCGAGACCTCCAGCACCATCGCACTGCTCGACGCCGACGACCACCGCGCGGCGCTCACGAGCGACGACCCGGCCGTCCAGGCGCGGCTGTCCAGCGCCGGCAAGCTGATCCCCGGGATCGAGGCGCAGGTCCGCGACGACGACGGCGCCGTGCTCACCCCCGGCGAGGCCGGCGAGCTGTGGGTCCGCGGCCCGCAGGTATCAGGTGAGTACCTCGGCAAGGGCAGCGTGGTGGACGCCGACGGCTGGTTCCCGACCCGCGACCGGGCATGGATCGACCCCGAGGGCTACCTGTTCATCGAGGGCCGCACCGACGACACGATCATCCGCGGCGGCGAGAACATCGCACCGGCCGAGGTCGAGGACGTGCTGGTCGAGCATCCGGACGTGCACGAGGTCGCCGTCGTCGGTGTGCCCGACGACGAGTGGGGCGAGTGCATCGTTGCCGTCGTGGTCGCCCACCGGGAGGTCGACCCGGAGGAGCTGCGGGCGTTCGCGCGGAAGTCGCTGCGCGGCAGCCGTACGCCGGACCGGATCGTCTTCCGCGACGAGCTGCCGGTGACCGCGACCGGCAAGCTGCTGCGGCGTGTCCTCGTCGACGAGCTGACGGCGGGCTAG
- a CDS encoding SRPBCC family protein, protein MTRDELIDVMRRAVKLRAENTTDLMPAERLEPARHYTDEERHTREKSLVAAAPQLVGYSGELSKPGSFATKDVMGVPVLLTRAKDGKVRAFHNICKHRQAPVATGCGFAQRLACPYHSWTYDLTGLVTGVPGDEGFSPDRSTQAKLAELPAAEYAGFLWVGLDPARPLDVAAHLGELGPQLAAWDFGSWAPVGEKRLDAKINWKLGLDTFAENYHFATVHASTFATVAHSNCTVFDSFGRHHRLVFPLRAIDDAADRPEDEWVPLDRLVVIYAIYPNVVLSVTAVNGEIFRVYPGDSAGESTTYHQNSWRLPIDDVATRESAEAVFEYAHHTVRDEDYALAERLQANLATGLSPHLVFGRNEPGLHHRHAVLSHELGEK, encoded by the coding sequence ATGACCCGCGACGAGCTCATCGACGTGATGCGGCGGGCGGTGAAGCTGCGCGCCGAGAACACGACGGACCTGATGCCGGCCGAGCGACTCGAACCGGCCCGGCACTACACCGACGAGGAACGGCACACGAGAGAGAAGTCACTCGTCGCGGCGGCGCCGCAGCTGGTCGGCTACTCCGGCGAGCTGTCGAAGCCGGGATCGTTCGCGACCAAGGACGTCATGGGTGTGCCGGTGCTGCTCACCCGCGCGAAGGACGGCAAGGTCCGCGCCTTCCACAACATCTGCAAGCACCGGCAGGCACCCGTCGCAACCGGCTGCGGTTTCGCCCAGCGGCTCGCCTGCCCGTACCACTCATGGACCTACGACCTCACCGGCCTGGTGACCGGAGTGCCCGGAGACGAAGGGTTCTCGCCGGACCGGTCGACGCAGGCGAAGCTTGCCGAGCTACCGGCTGCGGAGTACGCCGGGTTCCTGTGGGTCGGCCTCGACCCGGCCCGCCCGCTGGACGTCGCCGCCCACCTCGGTGAGCTCGGTCCGCAGCTCGCGGCGTGGGACTTCGGCTCGTGGGCGCCGGTCGGCGAGAAGCGACTCGACGCGAAGATCAACTGGAAGCTGGGCCTCGACACCTTCGCCGAGAACTACCACTTCGCCACGGTGCATGCGTCGACGTTCGCGACGGTCGCGCACAGCAACTGCACGGTGTTCGACAGCTTCGGCCGTCACCATCGACTGGTCTTCCCGCTTCGCGCGATCGACGACGCCGCGGACCGCCCCGAGGACGAGTGGGTGCCGCTCGACCGGCTGGTCGTGATCTACGCGATCTACCCGAACGTCGTGTTGTCGGTGACCGCGGTCAACGGCGAGATCTTCCGCGTCTATCCGGGTGACAGCGCGGGCGAGTCGACGACGTATCACCAGAACTCCTGGCGCCTCCCGATCGACGACGTCGCGACGCGGGAAAGCGCCGAGGCGGTGTTCGAGTACGCCCACCACACCGTCCGTGACGAGGACTACGCGCTCGCCGAGCGGCTCCAGGCGAACCTCGCGACCGGCCTGTCGCCCCACCTGGTGTTCGGCCGTAACGAGCCGGGCCTGCATCATCGTCATGCGGTACTCAGCCACGAGCTAGGAGAGAAGTGA
- a CDS encoding AMP-binding protein, producing the protein MTDAAVVGVAELVVARADDGDVGLLYGDQTWTWREVVAEASTRAAWLLATLDPSRPLNVGLLLDNTPDFVFTLFGAALAGASVVGINSTRRGAELQRDIDHTDCQLVLTDRRLAELLDTAHLLVEDVPWREHAGAPLPAELPNPSTLLLLIFTSGSTSAPKAVRKSSGRIAADANLGFPKTDTLYISMPLIHGNALFGALFPALAAGARIALRDRFSASGWLDDVRRYDANFTTTVGRALSYLLATPPRPEDRDHKLRIVLAPESSPRDASDFTARFGVPVVTGYGQSEGGITLLPSRRHGALGRAPQGTDIAVVDQATGEEKAVADLDENGLLRNPEQAIGELVRRDSTGAFEGYWANSEADRSRLRDGWYWSGDLAYRDADGVFFFAGRAGDWIRVDSENFASAPVERIIDRYDDVAAVAVVGVADAHNGDQVLAAIQLVDGAEFDPATFGKWLAAQPDLGTKWLPKFVRVCRTLPTVAHDKTDRQRIKREAWATSDPVWWRPDREASYQRLTDDDRTALYAEFEANDRLSLAPQRPAASRSRKALAAGFAAWFASRDGAAPQVSVERPQPGLSSDTLLLEVDDGVDARKRYVARLPPQGPGLFPDYDLARQAHVQRAVRDAGIPAAPLIAMETDPTWVGSPFLLMPRVAGRTLTTSPPYLTHGWLAEASPGEQAATFRRFVDMLARIHQLDLAVVADATTGGGPDLASVVDYWEAYLDWATDDADGTAIYREAIAWCRANLPATTPPTVVLWGDPQLQNLVTGDDGEIAAVLDWEMSGLGPAELDVAWFLTLHEHAAETAGTDLPGYPGRATIIDWYQEAAGRELADLHFYDVLANLRSGAIVQRIGAIMAMAGHPATWTAHVPQPRHLPHLIGVAP; encoded by the coding sequence GTGACCGATGCGGCCGTCGTCGGGGTCGCCGAGCTTGTGGTCGCCCGCGCAGACGACGGCGACGTCGGACTGCTGTACGGCGACCAGACGTGGACGTGGCGAGAGGTCGTCGCGGAGGCCAGCACCCGGGCCGCCTGGCTGCTCGCCACCCTCGATCCGTCGAGGCCGCTCAACGTCGGACTGCTGCTCGACAACACCCCCGATTTCGTCTTCACGTTGTTCGGCGCCGCGCTCGCGGGAGCGAGCGTCGTCGGCATCAACTCGACCCGCCGCGGCGCCGAGTTGCAGCGCGACATCGACCACACCGACTGCCAGCTGGTGCTCACCGACCGCAGGCTCGCCGAGCTGCTCGACACGGCGCATCTACTGGTCGAGGACGTACCCTGGCGCGAGCACGCCGGCGCGCCGCTGCCCGCTGAGCTCCCGAACCCGTCGACGTTGCTGCTGCTGATCTTCACCTCAGGCTCGACGTCCGCGCCGAAGGCGGTCCGAAAGTCGTCCGGCCGGATCGCCGCCGACGCCAATCTCGGGTTCCCCAAGACCGACACCCTCTACATCTCGATGCCGCTGATCCACGGCAACGCGTTGTTCGGTGCGCTGTTCCCCGCGCTGGCCGCCGGGGCGCGGATCGCGCTGCGCGACCGGTTCTCGGCCAGCGGCTGGCTCGACGACGTACGGCGCTACGACGCGAACTTCACCACCACCGTCGGTCGCGCACTGTCCTACCTCCTGGCGACCCCGCCCCGCCCGGAAGACCGCGACCACAAGCTGCGCATCGTCCTCGCCCCGGAAAGCTCGCCGCGCGACGCGAGCGACTTCACCGCCCGGTTCGGCGTACCCGTCGTCACCGGCTACGGCCAGAGCGAGGGCGGCATCACGTTGCTGCCGAGCCGCCGTCACGGCGCACTCGGCCGCGCCCCCCAAGGCACCGACATCGCGGTGGTCGACCAGGCGACGGGCGAGGAGAAGGCAGTCGCCGACCTCGACGAGAACGGTCTGCTGCGCAACCCCGAGCAGGCGATCGGCGAGCTGGTACGCCGCGACTCGACCGGGGCCTTCGAGGGCTACTGGGCCAACTCCGAGGCGGACCGCAGCCGGCTCCGCGACGGCTGGTACTGGTCGGGAGACCTCGCCTACCGCGACGCCGATGGGGTGTTCTTCTTCGCCGGCCGCGCCGGCGACTGGATTCGCGTCGACTCGGAGAACTTCGCCTCCGCGCCGGTCGAGCGGATCATCGACCGGTACGACGACGTCGCCGCCGTCGCGGTCGTAGGGGTAGCCGACGCGCACAACGGCGACCAGGTGCTCGCCGCCATCCAGCTCGTCGACGGCGCCGAGTTCGACCCGGCGACGTTCGGCAAATGGCTCGCCGCGCAGCCCGATCTCGGCACGAAGTGGCTGCCGAAGTTCGTCCGGGTCTGCCGCACCCTGCCGACGGTGGCCCACGACAAGACCGACCGGCAGCGCATCAAGCGCGAAGCGTGGGCGACCAGCGACCCGGTGTGGTGGCGACCGGACCGCGAGGCGTCCTACCAGCGGTTGACCGATGACGACCGGACCGCGCTGTACGCCGAGTTCGAGGCGAACGACCGGCTCTCGCTGGCGCCGCAGCGACCTGCCGCGTCGCGCAGCCGGAAGGCGCTCGCCGCCGGCTTCGCGGCGTGGTTCGCCAGTCGCGACGGCGCCGCCCCGCAGGTCAGCGTCGAGCGACCGCAACCGGGGCTGTCCAGCGACACGCTGTTGCTCGAGGTCGACGACGGCGTCGACGCAAGGAAGCGCTACGTCGCCCGGCTGCCACCGCAAGGCCCGGGCCTGTTCCCCGACTACGACCTCGCCCGGCAGGCGCACGTGCAACGCGCGGTGCGCGACGCGGGCATCCCGGCGGCGCCGCTCATCGCGATGGAGACCGACCCGACGTGGGTGGGCTCGCCGTTCCTGCTGATGCCACGCGTCGCCGGTCGGACGCTCACCACCAGCCCGCCGTACCTCACTCACGGCTGGCTCGCTGAGGCGAGCCCGGGCGAGCAGGCCGCGACGTTCCGCCGGTTCGTGGACATGCTGGCGCGCATCCACCAGCTCGACCTCGCCGTCGTCGCGGACGCGACGACCGGCGGCGGCCCGGACCTGGCGAGCGTCGTGGACTACTGGGAGGCCTACCTCGACTGGGCCACCGACGACGCCGACGGCACCGCGATCTACCGGGAGGCGATCGCGTGGTGCCGCGCCAACCTCCCGGCGACCACCCCGCCGACCGTCGTGTTGTGGGGCGACCCCCAGCTGCAGAACCTGGTCACCGGCGACGACGGCGAGATCGCGGCGGTGCTCGACTGGGAGATGTCCGGGCTCGGCCCGGCCGAGCTCGACGTCGCGTGGTTCCTGACACTGCACGAGCACGCCGCTGAGACTGCCGGCACCGACCTGCCCGGCTACCCGGGACGCGCGACGATCATCGACTGGTACCAGGAAGCCGCCGGGCGCGAGCTCGCCGACCTGCACTTCTACGACGTCCTCGCCAACCTCCGCAGCGGAGCGATCGTCCAGCGCATCGGGGCGATCATGGCGATGGCCGGCCACCCCGCGACCTGGACCGCCCACGTGCCACAGCCGCGCCACCTCCCGCACCTGATCGGCGTCGCGCCGTGA
- a CDS encoding cytochrome P450: MSPAAETDAAAVLDPDTWTSGAPYDALARLRATAAVHRVELPELPSIWLLTRHADVVRVSRDDATFSSSTGNTFVEVPAAADSAMLPSLDPRRHTTIRRLVNQAFTARNVARLEDRLRTTAAAIVDRVLDLGEFDAVPEISAEMSLQVIAEVLGIPQEDRLRIFDWSNAIGSLGIEDPDYAPTPTALAEAGMAMFAYCQELVAERRKAPPRDDIIGALLAARVDDEALTDAQLNDFFLLLAVAGNETTRNTLSHSIHALSQHPEQREQLANRGATTPAVVDELLRWSTPVLHFRRTAAVDTEIGGEHIEAGDWVVMHYLSANRDERVFDDPQRFDVNREPGPHVAFGGLGTHFCLGAQLAKLEIAVMLDELYTRAPHLVATEPPKRLRSAFFHGIKSLPCRIEGAG, encoded by the coding sequence GTGAGCCCGGCGGCGGAAACGGATGCGGCCGCGGTCCTGGACCCTGACACGTGGACGTCGGGCGCACCGTACGACGCACTCGCGCGGCTGCGTGCCACCGCTGCGGTCCACCGCGTCGAGCTCCCCGAGCTGCCATCGATCTGGCTGCTGACCCGGCACGCGGACGTGGTCCGGGTCAGCCGCGACGACGCCACGTTCAGCTCCTCGACCGGCAACACCTTTGTCGAGGTGCCGGCCGCGGCGGACTCCGCGATGCTGCCCAGCCTCGACCCGCGGCGGCACACCACGATCCGCCGCCTGGTCAACCAGGCCTTCACCGCGCGCAACGTCGCCCGGCTCGAAGACCGGCTGCGCACCACCGCGGCCGCGATCGTCGACCGGGTGCTCGACCTCGGCGAGTTCGACGCGGTTCCCGAGATCAGTGCCGAGATGTCGCTGCAGGTCATCGCCGAGGTGTTGGGCATCCCGCAGGAAGACCGGTTGCGGATCTTCGACTGGAGCAACGCGATCGGCAGCCTCGGCATCGAGGACCCCGACTACGCGCCCACGCCCACCGCCCTCGCCGAAGCGGGCATGGCGATGTTCGCCTACTGCCAGGAGCTCGTCGCCGAACGCCGGAAGGCGCCTCCGCGCGACGACATCATCGGTGCGCTGCTCGCCGCGCGGGTCGACGACGAGGCGCTCACCGACGCCCAGCTCAACGACTTCTTCCTGCTGCTGGCCGTCGCGGGCAACGAGACCACCCGCAACACACTCAGCCACTCGATCCACGCGCTCTCCCAGCACCCCGAGCAGCGCGAGCAGCTGGCGAACCGCGGCGCGACGACGCCGGCCGTCGTCGACGAGCTGCTGCGGTGGTCGACCCCGGTGCTGCACTTCCGCCGTACCGCCGCGGTCGACACCGAGATAGGCGGCGAGCACATCGAGGCGGGAGACTGGGTCGTCATGCACTACCTGTCGGCGAACCGCGACGAGCGGGTGTTCGACGACCCGCAACGCTTCGACGTCAACCGCGAACCCGGGCCGCACGTCGCCTTCGGCGGCCTCGGCACCCACTTCTGCCTCGGCGCCCAGCTGGCGAAGCTGGAAATCGCGGTGATGCTCGACGAGCTCTACACCCGGGCGCCGCACCTCGTCGCGACCGAGCCCCCGAAGCGGCTGCGGTCGGCGTTCTTCCACGGGATCAAGTCGCTGCCGTGCCGCATCGAAGGAGCAGGATGA
- a CDS encoding acetyl-CoA synthetase codes for MTSTDLVVVGVAQQTVRPPGPAPEPLECWEQVARAAAQDAGVPDLLAAIDSIQIVYCQSWSYDDPVARLAERLGASPKHRVYSGIGGTVPQLLVSQTAEAMRRGELDSALIVAAECLATKKALKRAGEKPAWSHRETERSAFPWTPPPAVELAHEVFQAWETFPLWDTARRAARGSDLGSYAREMAEVMAAMTPVAAANPYAWSPEELTVEQVETVDASNRFVGWPYTKYEVSVMDVDMAAALLVTTVEKADSLGIPQDRRVHLAGSAYAEDPAGIAEREDMSASAAMRVTGRTALDAAGITLADVTCFDLYSCFPSSLTLACDALGLDPLDPRGLTVTGGLPFAGGPGSGYGVHGIATAVERLRADGGRAFVTGVGMHLQKHVAAVYRSEPGWTPTPDVQPEVDAAQARRSLVDAYEGPATVAAYTVAHDREGAQNALLVLDVPGGRTLARAFEAELLDDAKSRELVGETVAVITDGKKNTATW; via the coding sequence ATGACCAGCACCGACCTCGTGGTCGTCGGGGTCGCGCAACAGACCGTCCGGCCACCGGGCCCGGCCCCCGAGCCGCTCGAGTGCTGGGAGCAGGTGGCGCGCGCCGCGGCCCAGGACGCCGGCGTCCCCGACCTGCTGGCCGCGATCGACTCGATCCAGATCGTGTACTGCCAGAGCTGGTCCTACGACGACCCGGTGGCGCGGCTGGCCGAACGGCTGGGCGCGTCACCGAAGCACCGGGTGTACTCCGGGATCGGCGGGACCGTCCCTCAGCTGCTCGTGTCGCAGACCGCCGAGGCGATGCGACGTGGCGAGCTCGACAGCGCGCTGATCGTCGCGGCGGAATGCCTCGCCACCAAGAAGGCGCTCAAGCGTGCCGGCGAGAAGCCGGCCTGGTCGCACCGGGAGACCGAGCGCTCCGCGTTCCCGTGGACGCCGCCGCCGGCGGTCGAGCTCGCCCATGAGGTCTTCCAGGCGTGGGAGACGTTCCCGCTGTGGGACACCGCGCGGCGCGCGGCGCGCGGAAGCGACCTCGGGTCCTACGCCCGGGAGATGGCCGAGGTCATGGCCGCGATGACGCCGGTCGCCGCGGCCAACCCATACGCCTGGAGCCCGGAAGAGCTCACCGTCGAGCAGGTCGAGACCGTCGACGCAAGCAACCGTTTCGTCGGCTGGCCCTACACCAAGTACGAGGTGTCGGTCATGGACGTCGACATGGCGGCGGCGCTGCTCGTCACGACGGTCGAGAAGGCGGACTCACTCGGCATCCCGCAGGACCGGCGGGTCCACCTCGCCGGCAGCGCGTACGCCGAGGACCCGGCCGGCATCGCCGAGCGGGAGGACATGTCCGCGTCCGCGGCCATGCGGGTCACCGGCCGCACCGCCCTCGACGCCGCGGGGATCACCCTCGCCGACGTCACCTGCTTCGACCTCTACTCCTGCTTCCCGTCGTCGCTGACGCTCGCTTGCGACGCCCTCGGCCTCGACCCGCTCGACCCGCGTGGGCTGACCGTCACCGGCGGGCTGCCGTTCGCCGGGGGCCCCGGCAGCGGGTACGGCGTACACGGCATCGCGACCGCCGTCGAACGGCTGCGCGCGGACGGCGGCCGCGCGTTCGTGACCGGCGTCGGCATGCACCTCCAAAAGCACGTCGCCGCGGTCTATCGCAGCGAGCCCGGCTGGACTCCGACGCCCGACGTCCAGCCAGAGGTCGATGCCGCCCAGGCACGGCGAAGCCTCGTCGACGCCTACGAAGGGCCCGCCACGGTTGCGGCATACACCGTCGCCCACGACCGCGAAGGTGCGCAGAACGCGCTGCTCGTCCTCGACGTGCCCGGTGGCCGCACCCTCGCCCGCGCGTTCGAGGCCGAGCTGCTCGACGACGCCAAGTCCCGCGAGCTGGTCGGCGAGACGGTCGCCGTCATCACCGACGGCAAGAAGAACACGGCGACCTGGTGA
- a CDS encoding phytanoyl-CoA dioxygenase family protein → MSDVVAAVQRDGYAIIENAFPTDLADELREDLDRLEHELGVVASDNDFEGLKTLRIYNLLARGALYRQIPTWSTVLPIVEGVLDAGCLISSLSSIVICPGETAQPIHSDDILIPLPKPHPPLVCNTMWAITDFTEQNGATRLVPGSHLEPSPTYGGDYPTIPAEMAKGSVLVWDGALWHNGGANRSGERRYGIAMNYCAGYIRQQENQQLGLPADLVRTFSPRLQELVGYGVYSGLIGHIDKQRPADLLAGDRLPDAMVWDATSKR, encoded by the coding sequence ATGAGCGACGTCGTCGCCGCCGTACAGCGGGACGGCTACGCGATCATCGAGAACGCGTTCCCGACTGATCTCGCCGACGAGCTGCGCGAAGACCTCGATCGTCTCGAGCACGAGCTCGGTGTCGTTGCGTCGGACAACGACTTCGAAGGATTGAAGACGCTACGGATCTACAACCTGTTGGCGCGCGGCGCGCTGTATCGACAGATCCCGACGTGGTCCACCGTGCTGCCGATCGTCGAAGGCGTCCTCGACGCCGGTTGCCTGATCTCCTCGCTGTCCTCGATCGTCATCTGCCCCGGGGAGACGGCGCAGCCGATCCACAGCGACGACATCCTGATCCCGCTGCCGAAGCCGCACCCGCCGCTGGTCTGCAACACGATGTGGGCCATCACAGACTTCACGGAGCAGAACGGCGCCACCCGCCTCGTACCGGGATCGCATCTCGAACCGAGCCCGACGTACGGCGGCGACTACCCCACGATCCCGGCCGAGATGGCGAAGGGCAGCGTGCTCGTGTGGGACGGCGCACTCTGGCACAACGGTGGCGCGAACCGCAGCGGCGAGCGGCGCTACGGCATCGCGATGAACTACTGCGCCGGCTACATCCGCCAGCAGGAGAACCAGCAGCTCGGGCTGCCCGCCGACCTCGTCCGCACGTTCTCGCCGCGCCTCCAGGAGCTGGTGGGATACGGCGTCTACAGCGGCCTCATCGGTCACATCGACAAGCAACGCCCAGCCGACCTGCTCGCCGGCGACCGGCTACCCGACGCGATGGTCTGGGACGCGACCAGCAAGCGCTGA